The segment tgagggggaatggattagaACTGGATGAGGGGAAATTTAAGtgagacattaagaagaaattctttgctgtgagggtggtgagaccctggcccaggctgcccagggaagctgtggctgccccatccctggcagtgttgaagggcaggttggatggggcttggagcagcctgggctggtgggaggtgtccctgcccatgcaggggggttgggactggatgatctttaaggtcccttctaacccaaaccattctatgatttttatgTCACTCAGAGCTCAGGCTCAGGCAAGGGGTGTGATACAGCCAGGTTATGTGTTGTCATGCTGAAAATGTAGGTGCTGGAGCTTGGTGGGCTTGGGTGACCTGCTGTCACTGGAGAGAAAGCAGCCCTGGTGGGAAGCcacagggctcagcagcagagctggctcctgcccagcttCTGGCAATGGTCCTTTTGGTCTTGTCTGCCTGTTGCCATGAATAGCACCTTTTACTTGTGTCACTGCAAGGCTCAGGAGTCATGGTCCAGGCCCCACCACACCTGCCTCACAACaggtacagaagaaaaaggcagctcCTAACCCATGGAAGTTGCAATAAAGTTATAAAACTGGACTGGGCAGTAGAGGGAACCAGGGAGAAGATGGTGGCACGAGGAGCAAccagcctgcagcacccactgctTGGCTGTTGCCAGGTTTTATGTGTAGGAATCACACCAGTAAGGAGATTTCTAAGGAATGATCTGCAGAGTAACATTGGAAAGGCTCAATTCAAAACCCAGAGGGGTCTTTGCACTGATTTGAATGGACTTTGGAGCAAGCCTCTGatgacagctctgcagggatTCTTCCAAGGGGAAACCTGGCCTATGTGTGGGTGCACAGAGGTTCAGGAGAGGAGTCCCTGACTCGGGGGTGCTGGGGGTTGGAAGAGAGAAGGTGATACTGGATGTCAGTTCCACCTTGGGCATCTCCTCTGTGAGAGGAATAATCCTCAGTGTGATTTCTGTCTACACAGACATCTGCTAGTGCTGGCTTGGCTGACCCTGGTGGCTGGTGACAGTCCTACCCTGACTGCAGGCTGCTCTTGTCactcttttccttttagaaacGTGGCATTTGGGATTATCCAGCTGGCCCAACTTTTCCTGTCAAGCATGTTaatttttcttgccttctttaACAGATAAACACGAATACTGATGTGAGGCTGGCAGCAGTCAACGAAATCTTTATCCAACACAGTTTAATCCTGGGGATTACAGATGTCCTGGATGGGCCACACAATATCCTGCAAGTATCCTCCTGTAGGGAATCATTCCTGTCTTTCCTGGGTAGCTGATGATGTGGAGGCATTTATTAATCTTGTCCTCCATCAGGATTTCCAAAGGGTGGGATTCCCAGAATGTGTTTGTTCTCCTATTGGATGGCATGAGGGATTGggtaatttttccttctgtaactGGGGAGTCAGATACGCCCAAAGGCAACTGGAAATATTGGGTCTAAAAGATAAAAGTGGGGTTAGTCCTTTGGGCAGATAATTATTCCTGGAAGTGTATTATACTCCAATGCCACTGATGATTCCTATGATGAGCAGGGTGATGGGAACGTGCCTGtggcaggaaaacaaagcaaagtagCATGGAGAAAACCAGAGTCCTCATCCCTGGGctcatttgctgcttttcagagaagCCTTGTCTGGACTgaaacaggctggagaaagggACAGGGCatgctgcaggagggctggtgGGGTAAAGTCatgcagagagaggaggaaacacTTAAGAACCTGAATTACACATTTGTTCAGTTTGTTCAGTCCAGCTTCACCTACATGTCCCAGAATTGCCCGAGAGGAGAAAATAACCCAAGGATTTATTCTTCCTCTGTCTGCTCCAGTGTCAGGTCAGTTTTAACCCTCTATCTTCTAGGCTGCTCCTGAGTCCCCTTGATGATGGCAGCTTGAGTAGACACACAAGGGCAGATCTTTGCCTGCTTTCTGgagggctgctgctcccagggctggcaggattCGTCCCCAACACCATGCTGCTGGTAGGCTCTTTGTGCCTCAGTCCCTCAGACAAGCACCACATCCAGtctattttctaaaaaatagaTGGGATGAATCCCTAAAAACAatggaaggaaagcaggaagggGTTTAGGGGAGCTAAGTCAGTCAATGTGACCCACCAGTTTATTTAGATGTAAGGCCACTGAGATGTTATCAGTGGCCCTGGGTTTTCCTGGCTGGAGGAGGTGTGTGAGGACTGGCTGCCTTCTAGGGCAATGtcccccttccctgccaccccttttctctttcccattaGCTTGAGATTTTGTCTTTGCTCCTGTTGGCTTTAAATTAGCCCTGCAATGTGTTAATTGGTTCCTGACTGTGTCCCGAGCCTCCCGTGGGCACCGGCTGCCTTCGCTCTGCTTTCTGCCAGCTCCAGACCATGATccacagggaaggagagggctgTGGAGGGGGAAGCATGGGAAGAACCTTTCCTTAAccctgcccatcccagctgTGGTTCGTGCACTTCAGCCCTGAGCGCTGCCTCCAGTCCTTGTCAGCCCACATCACCGCCCTGCAGGGGACACGGGAGGTAAGGgacagcaggggcagcaggagcaggggcagcaggggcagcaggagcaggggcagcagatGCAGGAACAGCAGGTGCAGGGACAGCAGATGCAGACCCATCTCCCATGGTGGCACGTGCAGCTCCCTCACTGCACCTGGCTTTGGTGGGATGGAGGTGGACAAAGGAGAACTGAGTGTTTGAGGTTCCTCCTGGGCATCCCCTGCTGAGAACTGTGAGCTGGACAGACTGGGAGGTGGGTAAATTGCACCTGTTGGTGCCCAGTCCAGAGGGAATTTGTTTAGGTCCTGTGGTACGTGCATGACTGGATGATTAATTGTTCAGCTCTAATAAAGGAAGGtcataaaaaaatcaagggCAAATTTTGAAAGCACGTGTCACAACCTGAAATAGCTGATACCTTGAGCTGTCCTCCTGGAATAAATGGGCTAGCCTGAGGAGTGAGTAAGCAGTGTCCTGGGTTAGCAGTGTGCCAAGGTTGTCCTCTTGgccttcagaaaatgttttcctctctgtgggTGTATAAATACACACACCCTGCAAGGtcctgccctgagctgcccctgctgcccatGGTCATGGGATGAGAGGTGAGGGGGTACAACCCCCCCAACATCAGAAGGCTGCTCATCTCCCTGCATGAGCTGTCAGATGCAGATGAGGGGTGGACAGTAACACACCAGCTCATATTGGCGGGTAGAACTCACCTAGTTTTGAAAGATAAGGTTCTCCATGCCAGGTGTGACACGGTGCTGGGAGCAGTCACTGCCACCAGCCTGTGGGATGAAGACCCtcagctcccagtgctgggcACAGCTCTTGGCCAATGCTGGTTTGTACCCTTGGGATGGTAACTCCCAGGAGTAAAAAAACCATGTAGGATGAAATCATACCCTTTAAAGGCTGTCCTCGGGATCCCTGGAATCTCTTTCTTTTGCAGTCGGGCTTGTGGCACAGCCTGGGCCACCTCGGTGTGGTTATGGAGGTGGTGGTTCTGCCTGACCCAGGGACAGAGACAGAGCAGAagcaggggatggaggaggacCAGGCTTCGTGTGAAGAGTCCCCTCTTCTGTCCAGTGCAGTGAAGCTAAAGAAAGAGCCTGTGACATGCAACGAGCTGCTCCACCTTGTTCCTGAGGGCCCACCAGAGGTAATGAGCAATAACCCTCCCTGATGGACAGAGGTGCCAAATCACCTCCCCAGGCACCCTGACTCCAAAACTTGTCCCAGCATCCCCCAGCCGTGGGGACATCTTTTTCACTAGGATGACCTGGAAGCCTGGAGGTCCACACAGCCCTTCTTCAGCCCTGACACTGCTGAGCAGTTAATGCTCACTGAGCAACTAGTGCTTAACCCTTGAGGAATTAGGATCTTCCTTGCTGGTGGCCTTGGGTCCCTGTTTGGAATACATCTTCTCCCAGGGTCCATGCAGGGATCCAGCACCTCTGTCCAGGCATGGCCATGCCCAGCCTTTGTCTCTTCCATGGAACATGCCTTCAGAGACTCGTGCCATGCTGAGCAACAAATGTGTCCTCATTCCTGCTCAGCAAGAAGCTTCAGAAGGGTTGGTTTTGATTCAGTTTATGGTTTTCTGCTCGCTGTTACCAAGCAAATTCAGTGCAGGTGACATCCCTGCACAGATTGAAGCTCTCTGGCTGTCTACAGGCAAAAACAAGCACCAGGAGGAGGTGACAGAGCAGACAGGTCCTCAAGCGTCCTGGCTCACCCACCACTCAGTGGTCATTTCATGTCACTCCCCTTTGGGGACAGTGTGCCAGCACTGCTGACCAGAAGGGGATCTGGGACAGTTACATATGCCATTGGCTCCCGTCCTGTTTCTTTCAGACAAGGACAGTCCTTGAACGAGGGAGCAAATGGTTTTTCATGCATCATCCACCCTTCCTGCAGGTAGATGTCCTGTTCTGACACCTCTTGTGCTCGTTCCAGGTGAtggcccagcagctcctggtgatCTTCAGTGGATGCTACATCCGGCTCCTGGTGACCGGCCAGCTCCCCCGGGCAGTGGCAGGGGGACACCTGGAGCACACCAGTGTCCCCTGTCTCTGCCAGTTCATCAAGACCACCATGCTCAACATGCACCAGAGCTGGTTCACGGGCAGGTGACCAAAGGGGgctggaaaacactgaaataaaagctcTCCAAGGACAGCGGTGTGAAGGagtggggcagaggggagagctGTAAGCACCCATCCTGGACTTACTTGGATGAACAAGTGGAAATGGGACTCTTAATAAAACATGCAAGACACTCACCAGGAGGCTGCTTGCCTTTGAGACCTTCTGCCTCACACCAGCTTGgtgtggaggagcagctctgggggtcAGCAACAACCCAGGGGCAGCCTGGAACTCCCAGGGAAAATTTCCCACTTCTCTTACCTGCAGACCCCAGTGAGCTGTGGGCAATCCCTGCAGGTCCCAGCCCCAGGCTTTCCAGATGAACCTTTTTTACTAGGAGGAAGTCTAGGAAATGGGAAGACCCCAGATCCAGATGGGGTTTTTTACCAGGAGGAAGACAGGGAAAATCTGTGATAGCAGTGATGCAAATGGGATGTCTGCTTTGGATTGTGTCTGTGTCACGTGGGTGCTGGTGATAGGGACCTTTGTCCTGTGACAGACATGGACACGTCTCAGCTGGTGACTTGGCAAACTCCCCACTTTTGAGAACCAGCTCTGGATGGTGCTCAGtacctgctgcttctgctgcctctcctgggGGGATGGTGATGGGCATCTTGATGGGCCACAGGACTAAGCCTTAAAGAGGGCACTGGGCAGGGCATCCTGGAGCACAGCTCTTTTCAGACTCCACTTTCTGCTCCATTTTTGGAATCTCCCTtatgtttcctttccttctttccccccaCTGCATTTGCACACAGTTTGTGAGAGGAGCCAGTGGTGAGCAGAAGACTTCAGCATTTTGCTTGGAGTCCATGAGGGAATGGGAGATGCTGTGAGCCTACAAGAGGTTGTGTGCTCAGGTGGTGCCCATGAGTGGTGAGCTGCTGCATGGCTCAGGAACTGCTGGTGTCCTCCTCTGTCCCCAGATCCAGGTGTCTGTCTCCATGAAGGTGACTGCATGCACCTgaccacacagtttggtggtGACAGCTGCCCTAGGAAGTGACAATGGTCAGAATTGAAGAGCCCTAAGGTTGGTGGCTGAGTGTGCATGGGAGACTGGGGTCTGTTCTCTGCCTCCCCGCCCCTCTCTCCCCCAGGGCTTGTGTCTCTCTCACCTGAACAAAGCTCAACACAGGACACCTGCCCTGCACAAACCCAGCAGGTTTCAAAATGAAGGTCACTACTTTGTGCACATCTCTCAACTATGTACATCCCATCCCACCACTGAGCACCTCCCCCTCACGCAATATTGCACCAGGAGAGCTTGATATCAAAGGCCAAACCATTGCTCAAGGTGCAGCAAGAGGCTGAGCCCCAGAGCTGAcatccagctctgcccagggctgtgtgatgtctctgccctctctcctgTTGTTTGAATCATGGCATGGATGAGACAGGGTCCATCTCTTCCTCCCTGAGCAGCAAGGCTGCTCAGCAGTGAGCCCCAGTGCTGCCAATGTATGATCCAAAGTCTGTTCAAACAGTGGGATGACAGCAAACCCCTTCCAGAAGAAACACCACCAGGCTCCCAACCAGCCTCTTTTCatccatgttttatttctggttcAGCTTGGGCTGTCACAGGAAGGGGTCGGGCAGGTTCCTCCCCGTGTGTGCGGGGTTTGTGACTCTGCTGTCATTGCTCTGTGACAGTGTGGGGTTTGCTGGAGGGGGGGCTGGCTGTGGCCCCTGCAGCCCTCTGCTCAGGGCTTGCTGGCCAACCGGTCAGGACAGGCTCACCAGCAAAGGGGCTTTTACAAAACATGGTGGGATTTCCACAGACCTCAGCTCTAAGGCTCTTTACTCAAGCTCAGGAGCCGCTTTTACCTGCATAGAAATTGTCTGAACCTTTAGCAGGATCACTGGGGGCACAATTTGGTTTCACAgtataaaaaaatccaatttacTGCTAGGATGTAATGGCTCATCTCATCCCCTGGTGCTCCATGGCCCAAGGTTGCCAGGAGCATCTGAGACACATAAGcaatccttttgttttcctgccagcTAGAAAATTCTGGTAACGAGAGACTGATGAGATGTTTTATATTGTTGTGTGTCTGTGTTGAGAGCAGATACAAGAGGGATTTGCTGCTACTTTCCaatccctgggctgcaggattCCCAGCAAAACGATACCCTGGAGAAACTGGTGGGGAGAAAGCTCATGGCCTTCAGGGGAGGACCACAAGGGCTTTTACCCTCAGGATCTGCAGGGCTGGTCTTGGGTGGGATCACGGTTCCTGGGAAGCGAGGCTTGTGCTTGAGGGGCTGCTGATACCTCTGCCTTTACATCTGCAAATGCACAAGCAttggagagaagagggagattCAGGATTAGCCACAGGGAAAGGTTATTGCTGATGGGACAAGGCTGGGGTGTGAACTGGCTGGCTGCTCAGAAATCCTCCTCGTAGGAACCGTAAGCAGGATCAGGTCAGTGTGAGGGAGTCGGGCCAGGCTgaggacacagctctccaggagaTCCCACCCTGCTGCAAGGAAGGGATAAAGCTCCCCAGTTCCCACACTGTCACCTGGACAGGGCTGGTGCCTCCAGAACATCCCCGTTTCCCAGCCAGGTCTGTCCACTGCTGAACTGCATGCTCCTGGTGCCTTTGGTGCCT is part of the Apus apus isolate bApuApu2 chromosome 19, bApuApu2.pri.cur, whole genome shotgun sequence genome and harbors:
- the TMEM268 gene encoding transmembrane protein 268 isoform X1; translation: MAHKSQDDETEKNGSFPSILYCKNDLKEGSLQWVKDPLNGQVLMVLSMDNNCSATSFDMEFCAEKLKSLGVQVATDQWRRLIQDAVLKPEVRRYLFYNSRAFQIVIAVVFYVCLWTNIYSTIQLWSFGSYWEAILLVTLAAAAVTIVVLLVIDCHQRRINTNTDVRLAAVNEIFIQHSLILGITDVLDGPHNILQLWFVHFSPERCLQSLSAHITALQGTRESGLWHSLGHLGVVMEVVVLPDPGTETEQKQGMEEDQASCEESPLLSSAVKLKKEPVTCNELLHLVPEGPPEVMAQQLLVIFSGCYIRLLVTGQLPRAVAGGHLEHTSVPCLCQFIKTTMLNMHQSWFTGR
- the TMEM268 gene encoding transmembrane protein 268 isoform X3, translating into MAHKSQDDETEKNGSFPSILYCKNDLKEGSLQWVKDPLNGQVLMVLSMDNNCSATSFDMEFCAEKLKSLGVQVATDQWRRLIQDAVLKPEVRRYLFYNSRAFQIVIAVINTNTDVRLAAVNEIFIQHSLILGITDVLDGPHNILQLWFVHFSPERCLQSLSAHITALQGTRESGLWHSLGHLGVVMEVVVLPDPGTETEQKQGMEEDQASCEESPLLSSAVKLKKEPVTCNELLHLVPEGPPEVMAQQLLVIFSGCYIRLLVTGQLPRAVAGGHLEHTSVPCLCQFIKTTMLNMHQSWFTGR
- the TMEM268 gene encoding transmembrane protein 268 isoform X2, giving the protein MVLSMDNNCSATSFDMEFCAEKLKSLGVQVATDQWRRLIQDAVLKPEVRRYLFYNSRAFQIVIAVVFYVCLWTNIYSTIQLWSFGSYWEAILLVTLAAAAVTIVVLLVIDCHQRRINTNTDVRLAAVNEIFIQHSLILGITDVLDGPHNILQLWFVHFSPERCLQSLSAHITALQGTRESGLWHSLGHLGVVMEVVVLPDPGTETEQKQGMEEDQASCEESPLLSSAVKLKKEPVTCNELLHLVPEGPPEVMAQQLLVIFSGCYIRLLVTGQLPRAVAGGHLEHTSVPCLCQFIKTTMLNMHQSWFTGR